A genomic segment from Candidatus Korarchaeum cryptofilum OPF8 encodes:
- a CDS encoding flavin reductase family protein, protein MRKLPISFFHLLSYPKNSILVTSEDREGRANAMAAAWHTPLSVNPPSYGVAISPKRATYKLIVESGRFGINFLPFELLDSLHTCGRTSFNELGEEKIRRAGINPIRGEFGAYILQEAYVSFECSLEDIVKVGDHDLFIGEVRSLYLRGELRGNIIDVERVKPILYMGEDHYVTVDSRSLRRGRILQGIH, encoded by the coding sequence GTGAGGAAGCTACCGATAAGCTTCTTTCACCTCCTATCATATCCGAAGAACTCGATCCTAGTGACAAGCGAGGATAGGGAGGGGAGAGCTAACGCCATGGCAGCAGCCTGGCACACGCCCCTGAGCGTGAACCCTCCGTCCTACGGTGTAGCTATAAGCCCTAAAAGAGCTACATATAAGCTTATAGTTGAGAGCGGGAGGTTCGGGATAAATTTCCTCCCATTCGAGCTCCTCGATTCCCTTCACACGTGCGGCAGGACATCTTTCAATGAACTGGGGGAGGAGAAGATAAGGAGGGCTGGGATAAACCCGATTAGAGGGGAATTCGGGGCATATATACTGCAGGAAGCATATGTATCTTTCGAATGCTCACTCGAAGATATAGTGAAGGTCGGAGATCACGATCTCTTCATAGGGGAGGTCAGGTCCCTCTACTTGAGGGGGGAGCTGAGGGGGAACATAATAGATGTAGAGAGGGTTAAGCCGATCCTCTACATGGGGGAGGATCATTACGTCACCGTAGATTCAAGGTCCCTGAGGAGAGGGAGGATCCTTCAGGGAATCCACTAA
- a CDS encoding nitroreductase family protein encodes MEECLNLLLTRRSVRKFEDREVGDEVIERVLDVARYAPSARNSQPWEFIIVRDKRVIEELGKIHRYAYPLRNAPLALVILCDPRESPTSYIADCANVTTYIMLAAHALGLGTVWIQSLRDVERVNEIVGAPKGKVPVAVLAVGWPAEAPSPPRRKELSEITHLNKYGERWKP; translated from the coding sequence ATGGAGGAGTGCCTCAACTTGCTCCTGACTAGGAGGAGCGTGAGGAAGTTCGAGGATAGGGAAGTTGGGGATGAAGTTATCGAGAGGGTCTTGGATGTGGCGAGATACGCTCCCAGCGCGAGGAACTCCCAACCGTGGGAATTCATCATAGTAAGGGATAAGAGGGTAATAGAGGAGCTCGGGAAAATTCATAGATATGCTTATCCTTTGAGGAACGCACCTCTAGCTTTAGTGATCCTGTGCGATCCCAGGGAGTCACCGACATCTTATATAGCTGATTGCGCTAACGTGACGACTTATATAATGCTAGCAGCACACGCCCTCGGGCTCGGAACCGTTTGGATACAGAGCTTGAGGGATGTGGAGAGGGTGAACGAGATAGTGGGGGCTCCCAAGGGTAAAGTGCCCGTCGCCGTATTAGCAGTGGGATGGCCCGCTGAAGCCCCCAGCCCGCCGAGGAGGAAGGAACTCAGCGAGATAACTCACCTGAATAAGTATGGGGAGAGGTGGAAGCCGTGA
- a CDS encoding phosphate signaling complex PhoU family protein, with amino-acid sequence MRDLGRRSLISIGSSYAVTLPKDWVRRVEGGKVRIVEGSSGELIILPAKEPTSKVSIDLRGIEEGLWEIIAAYLDGYDEIEVRKERIKREDLETLRKALSKLIGMEILEEGSSRILLRCLMNHSSAKPMELLLRMKSIISGMISDLRDAIAEGDRELMSIVAERDDEVDKIYFALVRSIRRAMRSPEIMGMLGADPINLLDMRIAAMIMELIADNIVELAQSDCYCIDLLREISDLFDRGVRSFELKDFREALEVRERVNEIIRDMPAEKSLLPLINILFRIEDLCDLVSPRFL; translated from the coding sequence ATGAGGGACCTGGGCAGGAGGTCTCTGATCTCCATAGGTAGCTCCTATGCCGTGACGCTGCCCAAGGACTGGGTGAGGAGAGTAGAAGGAGGGAAGGTCAGGATAGTGGAGGGTTCCTCCGGAGAGCTCATAATTCTCCCAGCTAAGGAGCCCACCTCTAAGGTATCTATAGATCTTAGAGGTATTGAGGAGGGGCTATGGGAGATAATAGCCGCTTATCTAGATGGGTACGATGAGATAGAGGTGAGGAAGGAGAGGATAAAGAGGGAGGATCTGGAAACTCTCAGGAAAGCATTATCGAAGCTAATAGGGATGGAGATACTCGAGGAAGGGTCCTCAAGGATCCTCCTGAGGTGCCTCATGAATCACTCGAGCGCCAAGCCGATGGAACTACTCCTGAGGATGAAGAGCATCATCTCCGGGATGATCTCGGATCTAAGGGATGCGATAGCTGAGGGTGATAGGGAGCTGATGTCAATAGTGGCTGAGAGGGACGATGAAGTTGATAAGATATACTTCGCTCTAGTCAGGAGCATCAGGAGGGCTATGAGGAGCCCCGAGATAATGGGGATGTTAGGGGCTGATCCCATAAATCTGCTGGATATGAGGATAGCAGCTATGATAATGGAACTCATAGCTGATAATATAGTTGAGCTAGCTCAATCGGACTGCTATTGCATCGATCTGTTGAGGGAGATCTCCGACTTATTCGATAGGGGGGTCAGGTCCTTCGAGCTGAAGGATTTCAGGGAGGCTTTGGAGGTCAGGGAGAGGGTGAATGAGATAATCAGAGATATGCCAGCTGAGAAATCCCTGCTCCCACTCATAAATATCCTCTTCAGGATAGAGGATCTCTGCGATTTAGTGAGCCCTAGGTTCTTATAA
- a CDS encoding cation diffusion facilitator family transporter produces the protein MEKLNRLLLSSFLASLLLSALKLYAGLVTNSLSIISEFLHSSLDSLTTLTTLLSVRYSMRPPDETHPYGHRKLDSLGGVLGGFFLIITMMWVVYEAFKRIISPPEIEIGILPISVMLISVAVDVERSRALRRAAKLTGSRAIESDSLHFSSDIFTSITVILSLLFIRAGLKILDPITGVLISLLFLRSAIKITKESLYDLTDRIDPKIIEEIRDVCLSKPGIISVERVRARRVGNFLFADISIRVGPEHPSDDELAEAIRERLNMDVDLIVERSVESIEDLVRGISKGVSGVLDVHAVSMSKTDGGKRVSLHAVVDPGIEAWRAHEISDELERKVREGIPGVVEAIVHVDPADLPILTHSKDEIEDMIRRKVEEMLRGTDYSLESLKVDEPWVVTIRILVPGNSDFRKVHDFTHKVELAVREIIPSANITVHFSTR, from the coding sequence ATGGAAAAGCTGAACAGACTGCTCCTATCCTCTTTTCTCGCTTCCCTCCTCCTCTCAGCCCTCAAGCTTTACGCAGGACTTGTGACGAATAGCCTCAGCATAATTTCGGAATTCCTCCACTCCTCCTTGGACAGCTTGACCACTCTGACCACTCTGCTCTCGGTCAGGTACTCCATGAGGCCCCCCGATGAGACTCATCCCTACGGCCACAGGAAGCTCGATAGCCTGGGAGGGGTCCTGGGCGGCTTCTTCTTAATTATAACGATGATGTGGGTAGTATACGAGGCTTTTAAGAGGATTATCAGCCCACCGGAGATAGAGATAGGCATACTCCCAATCTCAGTCATGCTGATCTCAGTAGCAGTAGATGTGGAGAGATCTAGAGCCCTGAGGAGAGCCGCTAAACTGACTGGGAGTAGGGCAATAGAATCCGATTCCCTTCACTTCTCCAGCGATATATTCACATCTATCACCGTTATACTGAGCCTTCTATTCATAAGGGCGGGTCTCAAGATACTGGATCCGATAACCGGAGTCCTGATATCCCTTCTCTTCCTCAGATCAGCTATTAAGATCACGAAGGAGTCCTTATACGACCTGACGGACAGGATAGATCCCAAGATAATTGAGGAGATAAGGGATGTATGCTTGAGCAAGCCAGGCATAATTTCTGTGGAGAGAGTGAGGGCTAGGAGGGTGGGGAATTTCCTCTTCGCGGATATATCCATTAGAGTGGGCCCCGAACATCCGAGCGATGATGAGCTAGCTGAAGCTATAAGGGAGAGGCTGAACATGGATGTGGATCTCATAGTGGAGAGGAGCGTTGAGAGCATAGAGGATCTAGTGAGGGGGATATCTAAGGGGGTGAGCGGTGTCTTAGATGTGCATGCAGTGAGCATGTCCAAGACGGATGGGGGAAAGAGGGTCTCGCTTCATGCTGTAGTGGATCCGGGGATAGAGGCCTGGAGGGCACATGAGATCTCGGATGAGCTGGAGAGGAAGGTTAGGGAGGGAATACCGGGTGTCGTTGAGGCGATAGTTCACGTTGATCCAGCTGATCTTCCTATACTAACCCACAGCAAGGATGAGATAGAGGACATGATAAGAAGGAAGGTTGAGGAGATGCTCAGGGGGACGGATTACTCCCTCGAATCGCTCAAGGTCGATGAGCCTTGGGTCGTGACCATAAGGATATTGGTCCCCGGGAATTCCGATTTCAGGAAAGTCCACGATTTCACTCATAAGGTAGAGCTGGCTGTGAGGGAGATAATACCTAGCGCTAATATAACGGTCCACTTCTCGACTAGGTGA
- a CDS encoding ECF transporter S component — MGTGERVSATGLCAALYAIGSFLTSYLVSPFGRGQFRPAVVLPAIFSILYGPGVGGLGAAIGTVIADSMKHGALYLPSLLSAAPGNFIGFYIFGKLTKDFNWRKFSIASQISLWVGCATVAYLYTIVISLLGMLPPSLTPEDLFMLGTSLTLWFFITEYPFVILLVPPILRALKFRGELGGEPSWLSSLAIPGAVLLAISLIITFTPASSEIMRGLILKLNPSYASSTLQLIQLLFAGSGAAMTIAGFLLQVRGA, encoded by the coding sequence ATGGGGACGGGGGAGAGAGTATCCGCCACTGGCCTGTGCGCGGCCCTCTACGCTATAGGCTCCTTCCTCACCTCTTACTTAGTCTCCCCATTCGGGAGGGGTCAGTTCAGGCCCGCTGTAGTGCTACCAGCTATATTCTCCATACTGTACGGACCTGGTGTCGGTGGACTAGGAGCTGCCATAGGGACTGTGATAGCCGATTCCATGAAGCATGGAGCTCTGTACCTTCCAAGCTTGCTGTCAGCAGCCCCCGGGAACTTCATAGGCTTCTACATTTTCGGTAAGCTGACCAAGGATTTCAACTGGAGGAAGTTCTCAATAGCTTCCCAGATATCGCTTTGGGTAGGATGCGCAACTGTAGCCTACCTTTACACGATCGTAATAAGCCTCCTCGGTATGCTACCTCCCTCACTCACTCCGGAGGATCTATTCATGCTAGGAACATCATTGACCCTCTGGTTCTTCATAACTGAGTATCCCTTCGTCATACTCCTAGTTCCACCTATCCTCAGGGCCCTCAAGTTCAGGGGTGAGCTCGGGGGAGAGCCCTCCTGGCTTTCATCCTTAGCAATTCCGGGCGCTGTCTTACTAGCTATCTCCCTCATAATAACCTTCACACCAGCTTCCTCAGAGATAATGAGGGGCCTAATCCTGAAGCTCAACCCATCATATGCCTCGAGCACCCTCCAACTCATACAGTTGCTCTTCGCTGGCTCTGGAGCTGCTATGACTATCGCTGGCTTCCTCCTCCAAGTTAGGGGGGCTTAG